The Candidatus Beckwithbacteria bacterium genome has a window encoding:
- a CDS encoding SIS domain-containing protein — MTKIIIDQLQTASVVSAAMIKNCQAGILQAAQMIIKTFKQAGKVLLCGNGGSASQAQHIAAEMINKFRLDRSPLAAIALTTDTSNLTSISNDFGFSYVFSKQVEALGKKGDVLIIITTSDVSLNEANFHSRNLGLALESARKIGLKTIGLVSDKTKIALPLLDAAVKIPSSDTPRIQEGQLLALHIICDLVEQAIFPKINL, encoded by the coding sequence ATGACAAAAATAATAATTGATCAGTTGCAAACCGCTTCAGTTGTCTCCGCCGCCATGATTAAAAATTGTCAAGCAGGCATTTTACAAGCGGCGCAGATGATTATCAAAACATTTAAGCAAGCCGGGAAAGTATTGCTTTGCGGTAATGGCGGCAGTGCTTCCCAGGCGCAGCACATTGCCGCGGAAATGATTAATAAATTCCGTTTGGACAGAAGTCCTTTAGCGGCAATCGCCTTGACCACCGATACCTCCAACTTAACTTCAATCAGCAATGACTTTGGTTTTAGCTATGTTTTTTCTAAACAAGTTGAAGCCTTAGGGAAAAAAGGTGATGTTTTAATCATTATTACTACCAGCGATGTTTCCCTGAATGAGGCTAATTTTCACTCGAGAAACTTAGGTTTGGCCCTGGAATCAGCCAGAAAAATCGGCCTAAAAACAATTGGCTTAGTCAGTGATAAAACCAAAATTGCCTTACCATTGCTCGATGCCGCTGTCAAAATTCCTTCTTCGGATACACCGCGGATTCAAGAAGGCCAGCTTTTGGCTTTACATATAATTTGTGATTTAGTTGAACAGGCCATTTTTCCCAAAATAAATTTATGA
- a CDS encoding glycosyltransferase, producing MKTVSVVIPNWKKLPLIKYLPLVIKACPGAEIIVVDDASPDDTRDFLKQNFPQVKVVVNKINQRFAVSCNNGVKAAHGDVVVLLNSDVAPKPNFLAPLLAHFRDDSVFAVSCLEIQSHENKEAFSGRNQCRFQRGFLVHSAVPIGNLKRKVTNCWATGGSSAFDRKKYLQIGGMDPLYKPAYWEDIDLSWTAREKFHWKILFEPKAVVYHHHETTNVSVFGKRKMELMALRNQILFVWKNIHGRRLLEHFLWLPYHFIFTSIRTHGLFILAFFQAIYLWLSFKKVQPFGKI from the coding sequence ATGAAAACAGTTTCCGTCGTTATTCCCAACTGGAAAAAACTACCCTTAATCAAATACTTACCGCTAGTGATTAAGGCTTGCCCGGGTGCAGAAATTATTGTCGTTGACGACGCTTCTCCGGACGACACGAGAGATTTTCTAAAACAAAATTTTCCTCAGGTAAAAGTGGTGGTTAATAAAATCAATCAGCGTTTTGCCGTTTCCTGTAATAATGGCGTTAAAGCCGCTCATGGTGACGTTGTGGTATTGCTAAACTCTGATGTCGCTCCGAAACCAAATTTTCTGGCGCCGTTGCTGGCTCATTTCCGTGACGATAGTGTTTTTGCCGTTTCCTGTTTGGAAATTCAAAGTCATGAGAATAAAGAGGCATTTTCCGGCCGGAACCAATGCCGATTTCAGCGCGGATTTTTGGTCCATTCAGCCGTCCCCATCGGGAATTTGAAAAGGAAGGTAACTAACTGCTGGGCCACCGGTGGCTCGAGCGCCTTTGACCGCAAAAAATATTTACAGATTGGTGGTATGGATCCTTTATACAAACCGGCCTATTGGGAAGATATTGATTTATCCTGGACAGCCAGAGAAAAATTCCACTGGAAAATTTTATTTGAACCGAAAGCCGTAGTTTATCACCATCACGAAACGACTAATGTCAGTGTCTTTGGCAAAAGAAAAATGGAGTTGATGGCTTTACGTAACCAGATTTTATTTGTTTGGAAAAACATTCACGGCCGCCGGCTTTTGGAGCATTTCCTCTGGCTGCCATACCATTTTATATTTACCTCAATTAGAACTCATGGCTTATTTATTCTTGCTTTTTTCCAAGCCATCTATTTGTGGTTATCATTCAAAAAGGTCCAACCTTTTGGTAAAATATAA